A region from the Silene latifolia isolate original U9 population chromosome 7, ASM4854445v1, whole genome shotgun sequence genome encodes:
- the LOC141592536 gene encoding uncharacterized protein LOC141592536 yields the protein MSKEEVPTKETNVLKGHEGAVLAARFNGDGNYCLSCGKDRTIRLWNPHRGIHIKTYKSHGREVRDVHVSPDNSKLASCGGDRQIFYWDVSNGRVIRKFRGHDSEVNAVKFNESASVIVSAGYDRSVRAWDCRSHSTEPIQIIDTFQDSVMSVCLTNSEIIAGSVDGTVRTFDIRIGRELSDVLGQPVNCISLSNDGNCILASCLDSTLRFLDRTAGELLQEYKGHVCKSYKLDCCLTNSDAHVVGGSEDGYIFFWDLVDASVVSRFRAHASVVTSVSYHPKNDSMITASVDGTIRVWKTPEAA from the exons ATGAGCAAAGAGGAAGTGCCGACGAAGGAGACTAACGTGCTGAAAGGTCACGAAGGCGCAGTATTAGCAGCACGTTTCAATGGCGACGGTAATTATTGTTTGAGTTGTGGCAAGGATCGTACTATACGCCTTTGGAATCCTCACCGTGGTATTCACATCAAAACCTACAAATCTCATGGCCGTGAAGTTCGCGACGTTCACGTTTCTCC AGATAACTCAAAGCTAGCATCCTGTGGTGGTGACCGCCAAATTTTTTACTGGGACGTGTCAAATGGTCGTGTAATTCGAAAATTTCGTGGACATGATAGCGAG GTAAATGCGGTGAAGTTCAATGAGTCTGCCTCTGTTATAGTATCAGCAGGATATGATCGTTCTGTGCGTGCTTGGGACTGTAGATCACATAGTACTGAGCCCATTCAG ATCATTGACACTTTTCAAGATAGTGTTATGTCAGTGTGCTTGACAAATAGTGAAATTATTGCTGGAAGTGTAGATGGGACAGTTCGAACATTTGACATCCGAATCGGTAG GGAGCTGTCAGATGTCTTGGGACAGCCTGTGAACTGTATCTCTTTATCGAATGATGGTAACTGCATTCTAGCCAGTTGTTTAGATTCTACCTTACGTTTCCTTGacag GACTGCCGGGGAGCTCCTGCAAGAATATAAAGGTCACGTGTGCAAG TCGTACAAACTGGACTGCTGCCTTACCAACTCCGATGCTCACGTGGTTGGTGGCTCTGAGGACGGGTATATCTTCTTCTGGGATTTGGTGGATGCATCTGTGGTGTCAAGATTTCGAGCTCATGCGTCAGTG GTTACAAGCGTGAGTTATCATCCTAAGAATGACTCCATGATAACTGCTTCTGTTGATGGAACCATCCGTGTCTGGAAAACACCAGAGGCCGCCTAA